Below is a genomic region from Catenulispora sp. MAP5-51.
TCGGACCAGCAGACGCTGCACGGCTGGTCCACGTACCGGCTGCGTCTGCCCGCCGGGATCCCGGCGGGGAAGTTCTGGTCGTTGACCGCGTACGACAACCAGACCCGCTCCATGGTCGTCACCGATCAGCGGTTCCCCCGTGCCGGCTCCCAGGCCTATCCGACACCGGCCGCGGTGCCGGACGCCGACGGTTCGACCACGCTGTGGTTCGGGCCGGTCAGACCCGACAAGGTCCCGGCCGGCAACTGGATCCAGACCGATCCGCAGCGGGCGTGGTTCGCCATCCTGCGGTTCTACAACCCGCTTCCGGCCTTCTTCGACAAGAGCTGGCGGCCCGGGGAGATCGAGCTCGTCGACGGCAGCTGAACGGAGTAGTTCCGTCCGGCCAGGGCGTCAAGAAGGGCGTGCTGGAACTCGCCGACGTCATCACCGTCAACAAGGCCGACGGCCCCCACGAACGCGACGCCCGCACCGCCGCCCGGGAGCTCTCCGGCGCGCTGCGGCTGCTGCGCACCCCGGAGGCGGCCTGGCACCCGCCGGTGCTGACGTGCAGCGCGCGCGAGGACAGCGGGCTGGAGGAGTTGTGGAAGTTGGTAGGACGGCATCGCAAAACCCTGGAGAATCGCGGGGAGCTGGCGGCGCGGCGGCGTGACCAGCAGGTCGCGTGGGTGTGGACCATGGTCGAGGACCGGCTGCTGGCGCGGCTCCGGGAGGACCAGGACGTCCGCACCCTCGCGCCGACGCTGGAGGACCAGGTGCGGGCCGGGACGCTGACGGCCGCGAACGCCGCCGAGCAGATCCTGGGGGCCTTCGGCGGCGGGGTCAGGCTTCGTCAGCCGCCGCCGTCGTACGGCCCAGGCGGACAGCCGAGATGAGGAAGAAGACGGCGCCGGGGACGGCGTAGCCGATCGCGCTGGTCAGCGCCGGGTCGTGGCCCGAGGCGGTGGCGATGAACGACCCGCCGGCCAGGACGGAGATGCCGCCGCTGACGATCATCGGCCACTGGCCGCCCATGGTCCGGCGGGTGACGCCCACGATCAGCTGGATCAGGCCGGCCACGATCGCCCATATCCCCCACACTCGCAGGACCGCCGGGATGCCGCTGGCGTCGGCGAAGGCCAGGGCGGACGCGGCGAGCAGGCTGATCGCGATGTTGGCATACAGGAGCTTCGGCGTGCCGCTGCCGTTTCCACTGCTGCTGCCGCCGCTGCCGCGCGAGGTACGGGCGTCGACGACGGCGGCGGCCGCGTCGAAGAGCGGGTAGAGCACCAGGAGCGTGGCGGCCAGGGGGCCGATGTGCTTGGCGGTCGTGAACATCACGAGAGCCCAGACGATCGCGAAGCCGAAGCGGACGAAGTACAGGCGGCGGAGCGCGGAGGCAGGGGCGATGGTCATGGTGATTCCTTCGGCAGGTACGAGAACCGGGAGATAGAACGATCGGTCTTGGCTAACGATGGCGGTCGCGCTTCGGGCTGTCAAGACCGAACGTTCTACCCGTTTTCTTGTGGGCATGGAAACAATCGACGCACTTGAGGCCGCTTATCGCGCGACTCACCATGCTCTTCACGAGACCGAACGTTCTAGGTCTATGATGAGTCCATGCCCGATACCGAGATCACCACCCGGCCGTCCGAGGCACGAGAGCGCCTCCTCGCCACGGCGACCCGGATCTTCTACTCCGAGGGCATCCACTCGGTCGGCATCGATCGGATCATCGCCGAGGCGAAGGTGACCCGGGCCACGCTCTACCGCCACTTCCCCGGCAAGGAGGACCTGGTCCTCGCCTACCTGCAAGCGGTCGATCAGGCGATCCGGGATCAGGTGGGCACAGCCATCACCGGCGTCCCGGCACCAGAAGCCCTCCGGGCCATCGCGGAGGCGATCGCCAAGGACATCCAGTCCGCCGGCTTCCGCGGCTGCGCGTTCCTGAACGCGGTGGCCGAGTATCCCGATCCGGAGCACCCGGTGCACCGGGCCGTGCTCGCGCATCGGCAGTGGTTCCTCAACACAATCAGCACTTTGATGGTGAGTATCCACAAGGCCGAGGCCGAGCCCGCCGCGCAGCACTACGTCATGCTCCGCGACGGTGCGATGGCGGCCGGATGCCTGTTCAACCCGGTACAGATCTGCGAAACGTTCCTGCGCGGCGTCGAAGGACTGATCCGGACCCACGCCGCGCGCCAGGCTTCCTGAGACCGACGATCGGCCCGATAGGGTCGGGGCTATGAGCGAGGACGTCTTCTCCCTCCCGGTCCAGGAGGAACTGAGCGCGCACGTCAGCCGCCGGCAGATGGGCGGGCTTGCCGTGATCGTGGTCGAGCACCCGCGGTCGCGGGCTGCGGTCGCGCTGCAAGGCGCGCACCTGTTCGCGTGGCAGCCGGCCGGACGCGAGCCGGTGGTGTGGCTGAGCGAGGCCAGTGCGTTCGCGGAGGGTACGGCCATTCGCGGTGGGGTTCCCGTGTGCTGGCCGTGGTTCGGGCCGGCAGGTCAGCCCTCTCATGGCTTCGCGAGGATCAGCGACTTCGAGCTGGTCTCCTCGGAGGAGGACGAGAGTGAGGTGCGGCTGGAGTTCGTGCTGCGTAGCGATGAGCGCACCAAGCAGATCTGGCCCCACGACTTCGTTCTGTTCATCCGCATGCGGCTCGGGGCCACCTGTGAGGTCTCACTGGAGGCTCGGGGCGAGTACGAGAGCACCGGTGCGCTGCACAGTTACTTTCATGTCGGCGACGTCGCGGCCGTACGGGTCCACGGGATCGGGGTTCCGTACCTCGACCAGGTGGAGGACACGGACGGCAGCCAGGACGGGCCGCTGGACTTCCCCGGCCGGATCGACCGGGTGTACACCGCGGCGGAGCCGGTCAGCCGGATCGAGGATCCGGCGCTGGGTCGCGAGATCGAGGTGCGTCATCACGACTACAGCGATGTGGTCACGTGGAACCCCGGGCCGGATCTGTCCAAGAGCATGGCCGACCTTACGGACGAGGGCTATCGGGGCTTCGTGTGTGTCGAGACCGCGCGGATCTCCGATCCGATGATCAGCACGCCGGATCAGGCTGCGACGCTGTCGGTCACGTTCTCTGTGACGCCTTGAGCTCTGCTTCCTGACATCTATTCCCTGATACTCGACTCTCAGTGATACTCGACTCTCAGTCGACTTCCATGCTCAGGAACGTAGGCGCCGGGGGCAGCGAGGCGGCAGCGCTCGGCGCGTCGAGGTAGAAGAAGACCGTGCTCGCGATGTCGTCGCCGTTTGGGCGGTAGCGGTACCCCAGGCCGTTGCCGTCCCCGGGTCCGCTGCCCAGGCACTGGATGGTCGCGCGCATCTCCTGGCGGAAGCGGACGGGGTCCGGGATGTGCCAGCGGTACATGCCGAAGCGCTGCTGGCTGCGGTAGAGGCCGTCGGGCTTGAGGACTTGGTGCAGACCCAGGTACGGAGTGGTGTAGGCGGTGTATCCGGCGCCCGGCACGTCGAAGTTCCAGGCGCCGCCGAAGTAGTCCTCGGTCCCGGTGCCGCAGATGGTGGGGAATTCGGTGTCGCCGTCGAAGTAGAACTTGACCTCACCCTCGCCCCACCACCCGGGGCTGTGGACGCCCCACGCCAGGTAGGTCCCGACGTAGTGCCCGCACCCACGCAGCCCCTCAAGCAGCGTGTGCACCTCCCCGCGCGGAACCGGATTGCTGCGCCGCCACTGCGCGTGGAAGTGGAGCGCATCCTCGGCGATGGCCTCGTCGAGTTCGTAGTCGACTTGGTAGTACAGGGTCATGGGATCAGGCGACACATTCTCCACCGTGACCCGCGCCGACCGGTGAAAAGGCATGGGCCAGTAGCAATTGAGCCCACCATGCGGATTCGCCGCCACCGTCGCCGAGGACACCTGCCCAAAGACATTCCAGCCCTGACAAAAGAAGTCCCCCAACGGCACCTCAACCGCCGGATCAGCCTCACCCTCCCAGTAGATCCGCAGAATCGAACCACGCCACACCCGATGCGGCGCCGCAGTGAGCCACACATGCCGGATGGTGCCAGGCCCCTCAATCGCCGCGATCGTGGCGCTGGTGCCGGCAGCGATCTCGATACACGGCGAGATCTTCCACCCCCGCCCCAACGCCCCAGCCGCCCGCGCACCCAGGCCCTCAGTGGCGGCACCCCCGGCGCCACGGCCACCGTTGGGATTCTCGGCGCTGATGGAGCGGGAGAGTGCGCGGGAGGGTCGGGAGAGGCCGTCTAGGTCTGGCGTCATGGTTCGCCCCTACCCGCGTCCTCGGCCGGACCAACTCGTGCTCAGGGTCGGCCGCTGTTTCAACAGCGGCTGGCCGCTATGAAGCCTCATAGAAAATCTCGGCGCCGAATGATCCCAGCGAATCGTAAATCTCGCCCAGATCAACGTGCGGTCCGACGTTCGCAGCGACATAGCCGGTAGTGAGCGCCTCCCACTCGAGACCTCTCCCGTCAAGAAACGCAATGATCTCCCGATGCCCGTCCACGTCGCCGTCTACCGCCGTG
It encodes:
- a CDS encoding TetR/AcrR family transcriptional regulator: MPDTEITTRPSEARERLLATATRIFYSEGIHSVGIDRIIAEAKVTRATLYRHFPGKEDLVLAYLQAVDQAIRDQVGTAITGVPAPEALRAIAEAIAKDIQSAGFRGCAFLNAVAEYPDPEHPVHRAVLAHRQWFLNTISTLMVSIHKAEAEPAAQHYVMLRDGAMAAGCLFNPVQICETFLRGVEGLIRTHAARQAS
- a CDS encoding D-hexose-6-phosphate mutarotase, translated to MSEDVFSLPVQEELSAHVSRRQMGGLAVIVVEHPRSRAAVALQGAHLFAWQPAGREPVVWLSEASAFAEGTAIRGGVPVCWPWFGPAGQPSHGFARISDFELVSSEEDESEVRLEFVLRSDERTKQIWPHDFVLFIRMRLGATCEVSLEARGEYESTGALHSYFHVGDVAAVRVHGIGVPYLDQVEDTDGSQDGPLDFPGRIDRVYTAAEPVSRIEDPALGREIEVRHHDYSDVVTWNPGPDLSKSMADLTDEGYRGFVCVETARISDPMISTPDQAATLSVTFSVTP
- a CDS encoding glycoside hydrolase family 172 protein, producing the protein MTPDLDGLSRPSRALSRSISAENPNGGRGAGGAATEGLGARAAGALGRGWKISPCIEIAAGTSATIAAIEGPGTIRHVWLTAAPHRVWRGSILRIYWEGEADPAVEVPLGDFFCQGWNVFGQVSSATVAANPHGGLNCYWPMPFHRSARVTVENVSPDPMTLYYQVDYELDEAIAEDALHFHAQWRRSNPVPRGEVHTLLEGLRGCGHYVGTYLAWGVHSPGWWGEGEVKFYFDGDTEFPTICGTGTEDYFGGAWNFDVPGAGYTAYTTPYLGLHQVLKPDGLYRSQQRFGMYRWHIPDPVRFRQEMRATIQCLGSGPGDGNGLGYRYRPNGDDIASTVFFYLDAPSAAASLPPAPTFLSMEVD
- a CDS encoding DUF4265 domain-containing protein, translating into MGAARVVEKSGNRTLRIATAVDGDVDGHREIIAFLDGRGLEWEALTTGYVAANVGPHVDLGEIYDSLGSFGAEIFYEAS